A portion of the Sulfuricurvum kujiense DSM 16994 genome contains these proteins:
- a CDS encoding response regulator: protein MAKRVIIVDDSRAVIATAELALDGLIGSGVIEFKSYLNPLELLGALQSGAENFDLLISDVNMPEMNGLDLARAIKTDERYKTKPIIVLTTESSESMKMTGKEIGVTGWMVKPFNDEKLVKSIKMVLGV, encoded by the coding sequence GTGGCAAAAAGAGTAATTATTGTTGATGATTCCAGAGCGGTTATTGCGACAGCAGAGTTGGCATTGGATGGCTTGATCGGGAGCGGCGTAATAGAATTTAAATCGTATTTGAACCCGTTGGAACTTTTAGGTGCATTGCAAAGCGGAGCGGAGAATTTTGATTTATTGATCAGTGATGTCAATATGCCTGAAATGAACGGATTGGATTTGGCTAGGGCGATCAAAACCGATGAACGCTATAAGACGAAGCCGATCATCGTACTCACGACTGAGAGCTCGGAATCAATGAAAATGACGGGAAAAGAGATCGGAGTAACCGGATGGATGGTCAAACCGTTTAATGATGAGAAACTGGTTAAATCGATCAAAATGGTACTGGGGGTCTAA
- a CDS encoding methyl-accepting chemotaxis protein — MNWLENMVLQTKLALLTGVMVVAMILLGVMGFKATAGWEADIIEIGDVRVPSLVSVGTIRNGTQMIAIQQNRVRGLKGDPKLKEKMQNASEEMQEAFERIDKGMVIYEPLPQTPEEAKEWQEFKPTYESWRKHSEQFHKEVVGILAKTDDPAQIELLFNKMTEQLDVIRAERKASAEHLQNVYDINKDVIAKTNAEAKENSSSYKQMFMIVAVLSILFAILLAWALIRSITRSITASVTSIRDGAMQITSASDQVASSSSSLAQGASEQASSVEEVSATLEESTAINTQNTDNARQADILARNANDSAKAGYEKGEQLSHSMHAITESAAKISGIIKTIDQIAFQTNLLALNAAVEAARAGEHGLGFAVVADEVRNLAQRAASAAKETSDIIEEVVGQIKEGNQIALATHTSFQEIVEQSKKVSDLIGEIAIAGKEQAEGMTQINQAMGQVDQVTQQVAANSEEAAAAAEELNAQATSMMETVRILAKMVGMESDAPAAHSIKKMNLHHIEMKAQAPAPRKAPPALKSKATPKADEVFPLSENDLKEF, encoded by the coding sequence ATGAATTGGTTAGAAAATATGGTATTACAAACAAAGTTAGCATTGCTTACCGGAGTAATGGTTGTTGCGATGATCCTTTTAGGAGTTATGGGATTTAAAGCAACTGCCGGATGGGAAGCTGATATTATTGAAATCGGGGACGTCCGTGTGCCTTCGTTGGTCAGTGTCGGGACAATCCGCAATGGCACACAGATGATTGCTATTCAGCAAAACCGTGTCCGTGGTCTAAAAGGTGATCCTAAATTGAAAGAGAAGATGCAGAATGCTTCTGAGGAGATGCAAGAGGCATTTGAACGTATTGATAAAGGTATGGTGATTTACGAGCCGCTTCCTCAAACTCCGGAAGAAGCAAAAGAGTGGCAAGAATTTAAACCTACTTATGAATCATGGCGCAAACATAGCGAACAATTTCACAAAGAAGTTGTAGGTATTTTAGCAAAAACCGATGATCCTGCCCAAATTGAACTTTTATTTAATAAAATGACCGAGCAACTGGATGTAATTCGAGCAGAACGTAAAGCTTCTGCCGAACATTTGCAAAATGTGTATGACATTAATAAAGACGTCATCGCTAAGACTAATGCGGAAGCAAAAGAGAACTCATCATCGTACAAACAGATGTTTATGATTGTTGCGGTTCTTTCGATTCTTTTTGCGATTCTTTTAGCATGGGCATTGATCCGTTCAATCACCCGTTCAATCACCGCGAGCGTTACGTCGATTCGTGACGGAGCGATGCAGATCACGTCGGCATCGGATCAGGTTGCATCGTCGTCATCGTCATTGGCCCAGGGTGCGAGCGAGCAGGCAAGCAGTGTCGAAGAAGTCAGCGCGACACTCGAAGAGTCCACCGCGATCAATACCCAAAATACCGATAACGCACGCCAAGCCGATATTCTGGCAAGAAACGCGAACGATTCGGCAAAAGCGGGATACGAGAAGGGTGAGCAGCTTTCCCATTCGATGCACGCGATCACCGAATCGGCGGCTAAGATTTCAGGTATTATCAAAACGATCGATCAGATCGCTTTCCAAACCAACCTTTTGGCACTCAATGCGGCTGTCGAAGCGGCACGCGCCGGTGAGCACGGTTTAGGGTTTGCGGTAGTTGCGGACGAAGTCCGTAATTTGGCTCAACGCGCGGCATCGGCTGCCAAAGAGACCTCCGATATCATCGAAGAGGTAGTCGGTCAGATCAAAGAGGGGAACCAAATCGCCCTTGCGACCCATACCTCATTCCAAGAGATCGTCGAACAAAGTAAAAAAGTATCCGACCTGATCGGAGAAATCGCTATCGCCGGAAAAGAGCAGGCAGAGGGGATGACGCAGATCAATCAGGCAATGGGGCAAGTCGACCAAGTAACCCAACAAGTTGCGGCAAACTCCGAAGAGGCGGCGGCAGCGGCAGAAGAGCTGAACGCACAGGCGACCTCCATGATGGAGACCGTACGAATCTTAGCGAAAATGGTAGGGATGGAGAGCGACGCCCCCGCGGCACACAGTATCAAAAAGATGAATCTTCACCATATCGAGATGAAAGCGCAAGCTCCGGCACCGCGTAAAGCGCCGCCTGCATTGAAAAGCAAAGCGACTCCGAAAGCCGATGAAGTGTTTCCGCTCTCTGAGAACGATCTGAAAGAGTTTTAA
- a CDS encoding response regulator has product MENLRLLIVDDIEDNRLVLNAICRKMEGFDLKEAVDGVDAITVCETWHPHIILMDVMMPNLDGFEASKVIKARFPETVIIIVTAVIDPHMEANMASIGVAAYVHKPIDKELIRYKLQSFGAFLRSKDGIHAKLSTKEALNPFCPDVRHFKTIFDISDAEGMMDFGVWVLSRCEERRSGTSSKVDPMIELFYELMRQGIREEKQVSIIIEESFEEIFVTMKLANPIVLKPKAQELADDLQSNCIIRQNLACVRLHNKGAASTVKPLSRAKVIEKISEPKKEAALPEPQTIAEPIIAVAPVVEPVIEKEVRTIDENEQGLLRQSFVEKTSAVDYVREIGGDVLDEIRDLEGLDEEWIEKLNILESEPSHENIRQFADGVLGVYVRAMNNLFEFTALAYALSSLGTFMKEHADEIIADSSKLKMLVMLTEHLGSDLTSWREHIFSLQDAADIHYLDSSFFSSCMQIEQIVGNKEIETDDDNDMEFF; this is encoded by the coding sequence ATGGAAAATTTAAGACTTTTGATCGTTGATGATATTGAAGATAACCGTTTGGTCCTCAACGCTATTTGCCGGAAAATGGAAGGCTTTGATCTTAAAGAAGCGGTTGACGGTGTCGATGCGATCACGGTGTGTGAAACATGGCATCCCCATATTATCCTGATGGATGTCATGATGCCAAATCTTGACGGATTTGAAGCATCCAAAGTAATCAAAGCCCGTTTTCCCGAAACGGTGATTATCATCGTTACCGCCGTCATCGATCCGCATATGGAAGCCAATATGGCTTCTATCGGGGTTGCTGCGTATGTCCACAAACCGATCGATAAAGAGCTGATTCGATACAAATTGCAAAGCTTCGGTGCCTTTTTGCGCTCCAAAGACGGAATCCACGCGAAACTCTCTACCAAAGAGGCGTTGAACCCTTTTTGTCCCGACGTTCGCCATTTTAAAACCATCTTTGATATCAGCGATGCCGAAGGGATGATGGATTTCGGGGTATGGGTCCTTTCACGATGCGAAGAGCGCCGATCCGGCACTTCGTCAAAAGTAGATCCGATGATAGAGCTTTTTTATGAGCTGATGCGTCAGGGAATTCGAGAAGAAAAGCAGGTGAGCATCATTATTGAAGAGAGTTTCGAAGAGATATTTGTTACGATGAAGTTGGCTAATCCGATTGTACTCAAACCGAAGGCTCAGGAGCTGGCGGATGACTTGCAGTCAAACTGCATCATTCGCCAAAATTTAGCCTGTGTCCGTTTGCATAACAAAGGGGCGGCTTCAACTGTAAAACCTCTCTCCCGGGCGAAGGTGATCGAAAAAATTTCGGAACCGAAAAAAGAGGCGGCACTTCCTGAACCGCAAACAATTGCGGAACCCATCATAGCGGTTGCCCCGGTGGTAGAGCCTGTTATTGAAAAAGAGGTTCGTACGATCGATGAGAATGAACAGGGGCTTCTCCGTCAGAGTTTTGTCGAGAAAACGAGTGCCGTGGATTATGTCCGTGAGATCGGCGGAGATGTTCTTGACGAGATCCGTGATTTGGAAGGTCTGGATGAGGAATGGATAGAGAAGCTTAATATACTCGAATCGGAACCGAGTCACGAAAATATCCGTCAATTCGCCGATGGCGTATTGGGTGTTTATGTCCGTGCTATGAATAATTTATTTGAGTTTACCGCACTGGCTTACGCGCTCTCATCTTTAGGGACGTTTATGAAAGAGCATGCGGATGAAATCATCGCCGATAGTTCAAAACTCAAAATGTTAGTTATGTTGACTGAACATTTGGGAAGCGATCTCACATCATGGAGGGAACACATATTTTCATTGCAGGATGCAGCGGATATTCACTATCTGGACAGCTCTTTTTTCAGCTCGTGCATGCAGATAGAGCAGATTGTCGGAAACAAAGAGATTGAGACGGATGACGATAACGATATGGAGTTTTTTTAA
- a CDS encoding protein kinase domain-containing protein — protein sequence MFSRHYHIIDTLHENLSTVVYRASRTNDERKVIVKMLKPGEITEQRVSQFMNEQQILSSLKSPNIVKLVEIVALPSEYFHVFEDIGGSSLYSLLQERRFSISEGLNIAIKIAEALRTIHKKHIIHADVNPKNIIYNMETKELQIIDFGYSVIDNHFRYNSDSDVGTSGNLMYMSPEQTGRTKQRIDSRSDLYSLGMSLYHLFSGRFPYEAKDRYELIHKQIALRPEPIEQYIENFPSLLSLIINRLTAKKADERYQSDEALIYDLKFALQTLNSSDQIPLFEIGSRDQPSIRFGDQLFGREMEIELLKDAANKAALHKPVRLVVSGMPGVGKTRFIEEFLTLMSTGGSRILRGKFEQYRSSHPYLSIKQLFVQLKIVWKRHIHANKPFHLDARSAHTLGYYFPELSEMLMHKHISYASSGEEIHHQLPYAFQQLLSQLSSDTSPLVIFMDDLQWADTASLDLIYRTIFQMDIPNLHFIFSYRDSEIESNPGAWSFVQKVRVNRSPSLFIFDLVVLTKPDVRRIFHTILGSEGRQVDALSDIVFKKTDGNPFYIKTLLYNLIDAKEITYEKGRWHFQIEKIRTYGASINIAGLITDKFTKLTIEEQNYLRYLAVLGNRFETNLTRRMMKMQKSPDSMMELLETKGFIELFGGYYQFVHDVIQHHIIASIPSSQREEIDRTIGEFLERAYRSGHYHDVIGVVMHLSRGVIPGKWDKRSLHLNLKALKEMILSGSYPVALEHLRWMQESGLCQMLEELKHSDTFDLKVLKVKVYYLNALHEEAQNALETLMVQTNTLQERLVCFTLFKDLCVTKGGGFAELIDFGNRLLQELGLGAPRERKEIEERVLGLRTFILNHRASQETEAIKALPKLKNVSKKRIISILVEYWEAAYYLADIPLMQWAYLSIIEVSFRFGNSSGSAFGYVLYGAQMVSEHSYKEAYRFGAAALKLNHRFEDEKMLPKVHNFMANFISPYMKPLERNIPLYQKSLHQSKVNGDIVFGTWANFLMHFSEYLSGKSLESLRVNIDKESQFLLNSGDQKMIAIFEVLRSTVHMWQEREDDTSETEAAAITLWEEEKFYPALAWYGIIKAQTCWIEGEIDKGLKYLHRFIRSEANEVIMFPKMRLHPLRALLLLGKKTPLSAEEESWLAEDLKLCDGYAASSPKEFKFWKALFRAKRASEVNQYWDVAKLYDEALNEARKNNNPFSVAVSALSAGRFWKEKRFDDLSRFYFSEAAVALNQWGAYRAAERLKAKMHLNDSRSTETIDHSSNSSLLRAEPTNYRSLLKSFYALSQSMEKNELLETLMQTILENATASKAVLILKEEEMFYTSAGFSLENGKIDLYRIKLSETDFIPFHLINHAIETRHKVIQNSPSESGKFQYDDYFLKNNPASSIAIPTLIDGSVRGVLYLENKEVSTPLNTDTLQTLRLLLTQAVIIYKNTMLYETLKSNEEKLNKAQQISHVGSWQYDSVTDEVVWSAETYRIYELEPFSIPINGEWFFAHLHPDDVALVQDAKEKAFSGERYYDVIHRILTAKGNIRIVHQRAEVYWEDDRQKFSGTIQDITASKRSEEMIGRLSQVVNQTPLSTIITDPQGVIEYVNNHTLKLTGYFSHELIGQRMNIFNSGLHPESFYQDVWTTITEKRSFWRGTIINRMKSGELRDCASTIFPIFNTQDEIINFVTIQDDVTERNMKDRLFLMQTRQAQMGEMLSMIAHQWRQPLAIMSALMSRQKINIMLERSTLDEITKSFDEMEVQVQHLSRTITDFKDFFKPDKQTAMTKSSVIVSKTLELVEHTLMNKNINVEVNNVNDAEYRTYENELIQVMLNLIKNAQDAFEEKKIKNPLIVIHTDQREGDVIITVEDNAGGIDSGFIDTIFSPYTSSKSENGTGLGLYMSKTIIEEHCHGSISVENIDEGVKFTLRFPLHCQI from the coding sequence GTGTTTAGTCGCCACTATCATATTATCGATACGCTGCATGAAAATCTTTCGACGGTCGTTTATCGTGCAAGCCGTACGAACGACGAACGCAAGGTGATTGTTAAAATGCTCAAACCGGGTGAGATAACGGAGCAGAGAGTATCTCAGTTTATGAATGAGCAGCAGATTCTTTCCTCTCTAAAATCTCCTAATATCGTTAAATTGGTCGAGATTGTCGCACTGCCCTCAGAGTATTTTCACGTATTTGAAGATATCGGCGGCAGTTCTCTTTATTCGTTGCTGCAAGAACGTCGTTTTTCGATTTCGGAAGGGTTGAATATCGCCATTAAAATTGCCGAAGCGCTTCGAACGATTCATAAGAAGCATATCATTCATGCCGATGTCAATCCTAAAAACATCATCTACAATATGGAAACGAAAGAGCTTCAGATTATCGATTTCGGATACTCGGTGATCGACAATCATTTCCGCTACAACAGTGATTCTGATGTCGGAACGTCCGGGAATCTGATGTATATGTCACCGGAGCAGACGGGGAGGACCAAACAGCGTATTGATTCACGAAGTGATTTGTACAGCTTGGGAATGAGTCTTTATCACCTTTTTTCCGGACGCTTTCCTTATGAAGCAAAAGACCGTTATGAGTTGATCCATAAGCAAATCGCCCTTCGTCCTGAACCGATTGAACAATACATTGAAAATTTTCCGTCACTCCTCTCGTTAATCATCAATCGTCTTACAGCGAAAAAGGCCGACGAACGCTACCAAAGTGACGAAGCACTGATTTATGATCTCAAATTCGCCCTTCAAACGCTTAACTCATCCGATCAAATCCCTCTGTTTGAAATAGGGAGTCGCGATCAGCCCTCTATCCGCTTCGGCGATCAGCTGTTCGGAAGAGAGATGGAGATAGAGCTCTTGAAAGATGCGGCGAATAAAGCGGCTTTGCATAAGCCGGTTCGTTTGGTCGTGTCCGGTATGCCCGGTGTAGGGAAGACCCGTTTTATCGAAGAGTTTTTAACGTTAATGAGTACCGGAGGCAGCCGCATTCTCCGGGGAAAATTCGAACAGTACCGTTCATCCCACCCGTATTTGAGCATTAAACAGCTTTTTGTTCAGCTTAAAATCGTCTGGAAACGACATATTCACGCCAATAAGCCTTTTCATCTGGATGCCCGAAGTGCACATACGCTGGGATATTATTTCCCGGAACTCAGCGAAATGTTGATGCATAAACATATTTCGTACGCTTCATCGGGAGAAGAGATACATCATCAGCTTCCGTACGCATTCCAACAGCTTTTAAGCCAGCTATCAAGCGATACATCTCCATTGGTCATTTTTATGGATGATCTTCAATGGGCGGACACCGCATCACTGGATTTGATCTATCGAACGATTTTTCAGATGGATATTCCCAACCTCCATTTTATTTTCAGCTACCGTGACAGTGAGATAGAATCCAATCCGGGTGCATGGTCATTTGTCCAAAAAGTTCGCGTGAACCGATCTCCGAGTTTATTTATCTTTGACCTTGTTGTGCTCACGAAACCAGATGTACGCCGTATATTTCATACAATATTGGGGAGCGAAGGGCGGCAGGTAGATGCTTTGTCAGACATTGTCTTTAAAAAAACGGACGGTAATCCGTTTTATATTAAGACACTTCTTTATAACTTAATTGACGCCAAAGAGATTACCTATGAGAAAGGAAGATGGCATTTTCAAATCGAAAAGATTCGAACTTACGGTGCCAGTATCAATATTGCCGGATTAATCACCGATAAGTTTACAAAACTTACAATCGAAGAACAGAACTATTTACGCTATTTGGCAGTGTTGGGGAACCGTTTTGAAACGAATCTGACGCGCCGAATGATGAAAATGCAGAAATCCCCCGATTCGATGATGGAGTTGCTTGAAACTAAAGGGTTTATTGAGCTATTCGGCGGATACTATCAGTTTGTACACGATGTGATACAGCATCATATTATTGCATCTATCCCTTCATCGCAGCGAGAAGAGATAGACCGTACTATCGGTGAATTTTTGGAACGGGCCTATAGGAGCGGACATTATCATGATGTTATCGGTGTCGTTATGCATCTCAGTCGTGGAGTTATCCCCGGAAAATGGGATAAGCGTTCGCTCCATTTAAATCTCAAAGCCCTAAAGGAGATGATACTAAGCGGTTCATATCCGGTAGCCCTGGAACATTTGAGATGGATGCAAGAAAGCGGACTATGCCAGATGCTCGAAGAATTAAAACACTCCGATACATTTGATTTGAAAGTATTGAAAGTCAAAGTCTATTATCTGAATGCATTGCATGAAGAAGCACAGAATGCGCTTGAAACATTGATGGTTCAGACTAATACGCTTCAAGAACGCTTAGTCTGTTTTACCCTTTTTAAAGATCTGTGTGTGACGAAAGGGGGAGGGTTTGCGGAGTTGATCGATTTCGGAAACAGACTCCTGCAGGAACTTGGGTTGGGTGCCCCCCGAGAACGTAAAGAGATAGAAGAACGGGTTTTAGGTCTTAGAACCTTTATTCTCAATCATCGTGCTTCTCAGGAAACGGAAGCGATAAAAGCGCTTCCGAAACTCAAGAATGTTTCCAAAAAGCGGATTATTTCCATACTGGTCGAGTATTGGGAAGCCGCATACTATTTAGCCGATATTCCTCTGATGCAGTGGGCTTATCTTAGTATCATTGAAGTCTCGTTTCGTTTTGGAAACTCCAGCGGTTCAGCTTTCGGATACGTTCTTTACGGTGCCCAGATGGTGAGCGAACACAGTTATAAAGAGGCGTACAGATTCGGTGCGGCGGCATTGAAACTCAACCATCGATTTGAAGATGAGAAGATGCTTCCGAAAGTCCATAATTTTATGGCCAATTTTATCAGCCCCTATATGAAACCGCTAGAACGAAACATTCCGCTGTATCAAAAGAGCCTCCATCAAAGCAAGGTGAACGGTGATATTGTTTTCGGAACATGGGCAAACTTTTTGATGCATTTTAGCGAGTATCTCAGTGGAAAATCGCTTGAATCGCTTCGGGTAAATATAGATAAAGAGAGCCAGTTTCTCTTAAATTCGGGTGATCAGAAAATGATTGCTATTTTTGAGGTTCTCCGCTCAACCGTCCATATGTGGCAGGAGAGAGAAGATGATACGTCAGAAACGGAAGCGGCGGCAATCACACTGTGGGAAGAAGAGAAGTTTTATCCCGCATTGGCATGGTACGGGATCATTAAAGCTCAGACATGCTGGATCGAGGGGGAAATCGACAAAGGGCTGAAATATTTGCACCGATTTATTCGCAGTGAAGCGAACGAAGTCATCATGTTCCCCAAAATGAGGCTTCATCCGCTACGCGCATTGCTGCTGCTTGGGAAAAAAACTCCGTTGTCTGCCGAAGAGGAGTCTTGGCTGGCAGAAGATTTGAAGCTTTGTGATGGCTACGCCGCTTCTTCGCCCAAAGAGTTTAAGTTTTGGAAAGCTCTGTTTCGTGCAAAAAGGGCTAGCGAAGTAAATCAGTATTGGGATGTTGCCAAACTCTATGATGAAGCGTTAAATGAAGCACGTAAAAATAACAATCCCTTTAGCGTCGCGGTCAGTGCATTGAGTGCAGGCCGTTTTTGGAAGGAAAAACGCTTTGATGATCTGAGCCGTTTTTATTTTAGCGAAGCCGCCGTAGCATTAAATCAATGGGGTGCATACCGGGCGGCAGAGCGGCTCAAGGCAAAAATGCATTTAAATGACTCACGATCAACCGAAACAATAGATCACTCTTCGAACAGTTCATTGTTGCGTGCTGAGCCTACAAACTATCGCAGTCTCCTAAAATCATTTTATGCACTCTCCCAAAGTATGGAGAAAAATGAGCTTTTAGAGACGTTAATGCAGACAATTTTGGAAAATGCGACGGCGAGCAAAGCGGTATTGATCCTCAAAGAAGAGGAGATGTTTTATACCAGTGCGGGTTTTTCGTTGGAAAACGGAAAAATCGATCTGTATCGTATAAAACTGAGTGAAACCGATTTTATTCCGTTTCATTTAATCAATCATGCAATCGAGACCCGTCATAAAGTGATCCAAAACAGCCCCTCTGAGAGCGGAAAGTTTCAATATGATGACTATTTTCTCAAAAACAATCCGGCATCTTCCATTGCGATCCCGACTTTGATAGACGGGAGCGTCCGAGGAGTTCTGTATCTCGAAAATAAAGAAGTTTCTACCCCGCTCAATACTGATACCCTTCAAACCCTTCGATTATTGTTGACCCAAGCCGTGATTATCTATAAAAATACTATGTTGTATGAAACGTTGAAAAGTAATGAAGAGAAGCTCAATAAAGCACAGCAGATTTCTCATGTGGGAAGCTGGCAGTACGACAGTGTAACCGATGAGGTTGTCTGGTCTGCCGAAACCTATCGTATTTATGAGTTGGAACCGTTTTCGATTCCAATCAACGGCGAATGGTTTTTTGCCCACCTGCATCCCGATGATGTTGCACTGGTTCAGGATGCAAAAGAAAAAGCATTCAGCGGCGAACGATATTACGATGTGATCCATCGGATACTGACGGCAAAAGGAAATATCCGGATCGTCCATCAGCGTGCGGAAGTCTACTGGGAAGATGACCGTCAGAAATTTTCCGGTACGATTCAGGATATTACCGCATCCAAACGCTCCGAAGAGATGATCGGCCGTTTATCGCAGGTTGTTAATCAAACGCCGCTCTCGACGATCATTACCGATCCGCAGGGTGTTATTGAATACGTCAACAATCATACGCTCAAACTGACCGGCTATTTCAGCCATGAGTTGATCGGCCAGAGAATGAATATTTTTAATTCGGGGCTTCATCCTGAGTCGTTTTATCAAGATGTATGGACGACAATTACGGAAAAACGCTCTTTTTGGCGGGGAACGATTATTAATCGGATGAAAAGCGGTGAGTTACGCGATTGTGCATCCACGATTTTTCCGATTTTTAACACACAGGATGAAATTATCAATTTTGTAACGATACAAGACGATGTTACCGAGAGAAATATGAAAGACAGGCTGTTTTTGATGCAAACACGTCAGGCACAGATGGGAGAAATGTTGAGTATGATCGCCCATCAATGGCGTCAGCCGTTAGCAATTATGAGTGCACTGATGAGCCGTCAAAAAATCAATATTATGCTCGAACGCTCAACTCTTGACGAGATCACTAAAAGTTTTGATGAAATGGAAGTTCAGGTTCAGCACCTCTCCCGGACGATTACCGATTTTAAAGATTTTTTCAAACCCGATAAGCAAACAGCAATGACCAAGAGCTCTGTTATCGTGTCCAAAACGCTTGAACTGGTTGAACATACGTTGATGAATAAGAATATTAACGTTGAGGTCAATAATGTGAATGACGCTGAATATCGGACGTATGAAAATGAGCTGATACAGGTAATGCTGAACCTTATTAAAAATGCCCAAGACGCTTTTGAAGAGAAAAAGATAAAAAATCCCCTGATCGTTATCCATACCGATCAGCGCGAGGGAGATGTGATTATCACCGTTGAAGACAATGCCGGAGGGATCGATTCGGGATTTATTGATACGATTTTTTCCCCCTATACCTCAAGTAAAAGTGAGAATGGAACAGGACTGGGACTGTACATGTCAAAAACCATTATTGAGGAGCACTGCCACGGCTCCATAAGTGTTGAAAACATTGATGAGGGGGTTAAGTTTACCCTGCGCTTCCCTCTTCATTGCCAAATATAA
- a CDS encoding chemotaxis protein CheW: protein MEQNTLQSRRERYLTFFLGEEQYGIAIDRIKEIIAIMKVTNVPKTPEYMRGVINLRGSIIPVVDTRLRFGMETKDEDMHTAIVIVEVDKVNVGFIVDRVEEVASIDSTALSEPPRFGNNIDTDFICSMAQMEENVVMILDVLKLFEADELVSLEQIQKPQTGE, encoded by the coding sequence ATGGAACAAAACACACTACAGTCCCGGAGGGAACGGTATCTGACGTTCTTTTTGGGAGAAGAGCAGTACGGGATTGCGATCGATCGGATCAAAGAGATCATCGCGATTATGAAAGTAACGAATGTTCCAAAAACTCCCGAGTACATGAGAGGGGTGATCAATCTGCGCGGCTCGATCATCCCTGTTGTGGATACACGCCTCCGTTTCGGGATGGAGACGAAGGATGAGGATATGCACACCGCAATCGTCATTGTCGAAGTGGATAAGGTCAATGTCGGTTTTATCGTCGACCGTGTCGAAGAGGTGGCAAGCATTGACAGCACTGCCTTAAGCGAACCGCCGAGATTCGGCAACAACATCGATACCGATTTTATCTGCTCGATGGCGCAGATGGAAGAGAACGTCGTGATGATTTTGGATGTTTTAAAGCTTTTTGAAGCGGATGAACTCGTTAGTTTAGAACAAATTCAAAAACCCCAAACAGGAGAATGA